One Paraburkholderia sp. HP33-1 genomic region harbors:
- a CDS encoding LysR substrate-binding domain-containing protein: MKSGGKTSTNADAAREAAEEAQRQLASRLRFRHLNCFVAIAQERTLARAAERLHLSQPAVSKTLVELEEWAGVRLVERGRNGAALTAQGERFLRYALDATRAVEASAVALARQGVHAAAPVRLGVLPTVASALLPAVVLRFKALHPQVGVKILTDSNAELLRAVKGGDLDLMVGRMAEPAMMAGVSFEYLYTESLIVVVRTGHPLVSERVAPTLDAALGFPLVIAGELTAPRHHTEAFFETHGFAVPEGAIETQSASVARLIVAGSDAVWIVPQRVAQSDIEAGLLVQIDMPAPQGVEPIGILRRSTVTLNKTVSDLAQLLRDLVQVD, encoded by the coding sequence ATGAAATCAGGCGGCAAAACGTCCACAAACGCAGACGCGGCCCGCGAGGCGGCAGAGGAAGCGCAGCGGCAACTTGCCTCGAGGCTGCGTTTTCGGCATTTGAACTGTTTTGTGGCCATTGCCCAGGAGCGCACGCTCGCGCGGGCCGCTGAGCGTTTGCATCTGAGTCAGCCCGCCGTTTCGAAGACGCTCGTGGAACTCGAGGAATGGGCGGGCGTGCGTCTCGTCGAGCGGGGTAGGAACGGCGCGGCGCTCACGGCGCAGGGTGAGCGCTTCCTGCGCTACGCGCTCGACGCTACACGCGCAGTGGAGGCGTCCGCCGTCGCGCTGGCGCGGCAAGGCGTGCATGCGGCGGCGCCGGTGCGTCTGGGCGTGTTGCCAACCGTAGCCTCGGCGCTTCTGCCCGCGGTGGTCCTGCGTTTCAAGGCGTTGCACCCGCAAGTCGGAGTGAAAATTCTTACCGATTCGAACGCCGAACTGCTCCGTGCCGTAAAAGGTGGGGACCTCGACTTGATGGTGGGGCGCATGGCGGAGCCGGCGATGATGGCGGGCGTGTCGTTCGAATATCTTTACACGGAGTCGCTCATTGTCGTCGTACGGACGGGGCATCCGCTTGTGAGCGAACGTGTTGCGCCTACGCTTGACGCCGCGCTCGGATTTCCGCTCGTGATCGCGGGCGAACTTACCGCACCGCGCCACCACACTGAGGCGTTCTTCGAGACGCACGGCTTTGCCGTGCCTGAAGGCGCTATCGAGACACAGTCAGCCTCTGTCGCGCGCTTGATCGTTGCAGGTTCGGACGCCGTGTGGATCGTGCCGCAGCGGGTCGCGCAAAGCGATATCGAGGCAGGGTTGCTCGTGCAGATCGACATGCCGGCTCCACAAGGAGTCGAGCCAATCGGAATCCTCCGGCGCAGCACGGTTACGCTCAACAAAACGGTCAGTGATCTCGCCCAGCTTTTGCGTGATCTTGTGCAGGTTGACTAA